The following coding sequences are from one Buchnera aphidicola (Periphyllus testudinaceus) window:
- a CDS encoding phosphopentomutase, translated as MKIVFLLVLDSLGIGSSKDSYKFNDEGSNTLGNIAKYCYNKRKKLNFFNKKLQIPLLTSLGLAKATKKSCGNFLKGFEKNQKIIGSYAYASEISTSKDTCSGHWEISGSPVFHKWKYFKNLKNSFPKNILKKISQKTGILNFLGNIHSSGTDILNLYGKQHIQTKYPILYTSSDSVFQVACHEHYFGLKELYSLCQEIRIILNQSKYNVCRVIARPFLGTDKNFFRTRNRKDYSLKPNSITIMEKFLKEKNGLVISIGKISDIFSGLGISKKILVYSIKDIFKSLKREVLSLKKKQKKNVFFFINFVDFDSMWGHRRDVNGYINELELFDKELLKFMTFLTQNDLLIITADHGCDPTWKGTDHTRENVPILLYNKFIKPRYLGHRKTFSDISQTIAKYFKMSKMDFGKKMILNFKKKIF; from the coding sequence ATGAAAATAGTATTTTTGTTAGTTTTAGATTCATTAGGTATAGGTTCTTCAAAAGATTCATATAAATTTAATGATGAAGGGTCAAATACTTTAGGAAATATAGCAAAATATTGTTATAATAAAAGAAAAAAATTAAATTTTTTTAATAAAAAATTACAAATTCCATTGTTAACATCTTTGGGTTTAGCAAAAGCAACAAAAAAATCTTGTGGAAATTTTCTTAAAGGTTTTGAAAAAAATCAAAAAATTATAGGAAGTTATGCTTATGCTAGTGAAATTTCTACTAGTAAAGATACATGTTCTGGGCATTGGGAAATTTCTGGATCTCCTGTATTTCATAAGTGGAAATATTTTAAAAATTTAAAAAATAGTTTTCCAAAAAATATTTTAAAAAAAATATCTCAAAAAACAGGTATATTAAATTTTCTTGGAAATATTCATTCTTCAGGAACTGATATTTTAAATTTATATGGTAAACAACATATTCAAACTAAATATCCTATACTTTATACTTCATCTGATTCTGTTTTTCAGGTAGCTTGTCATGAACATTATTTTGGTTTAAAAGAATTATATTCTTTGTGTCAAGAAATTAGAATAATTTTAAATCAAAGTAAATATAATGTGTGTAGAGTAATTGCGCGTCCATTTTTAGGAACAGATAAAAATTTTTTTCGTACTCGAAATAGAAAAGATTATTCTTTAAAACCAAATAGTATTACTATTATGGAAAAATTTTTAAAAGAAAAAAATGGTTTAGTTATATCTATAGGAAAAATTTCTGATATTTTTTCAGGATTAGGGATTTCTAAAAAAATTCTTGTATATTCTATTAAAGATATTTTTAAATCTTTAAAAAGAGAAGTTTTAAGTCTTAAAAAAAAACAAAAAAAAAATGTGTTTTTTTTTATAAATTTTGTTGATTTTGATTCTATGTGGGGTCATAGAAGAGATGTAAATGGATATATAAATGAATTAGAATTATTTGATAAAGAATTATTAAAATTTATGACTTTTCTTACTCAAAATGATTTATTAATTATTACTGCAGATCATGGTTGTGATCCAACTTGGAAAGGAACAGATCATACAAGAGAAAATGTTCCTATTTTATTATATAACAAATTTATTAAACCAAGATATTTAGGACATCGAAAAACTTTTTCTGATATTTCTCAAACTATTGCAAAATATTTCAAAATGTCTAAAATGGATTTTGGTAAAAAAATGATATTAAATTTTAAAAAAAAAATATTTTAA
- a CDS encoding peptide chain release factor 3: MNKKILNQNSILKIKKRRTFAIISHPDSGKTTITEKFLLLGKVIHEAGTIKSRKSKKYAKSDWMEIEKKRGISVTTSIIKFVYLKHHLNLLDTPGHEDFSEDTYRVLTAVDCCIMVIDASKSVEKRTIKLMKVARLRKIPIITFINKLDRDSHDFFKILDDIENKLKIICIPINWPIGSGRNFKGVISIDKKKVSLYIKNTLKENNKLTEFIFYLKNKTLNKYFKKNEIFNLKEELDLIKSYYTKFNKKNFLKGIETPIFFGSALSNFGIDHVLKSLVDWAPYPKYRYSLTRKIKSIEKTFSGFVFKIQANMNLKHHDRIAFIRIVSGKYKKGMKFYHVRTKTKSIINNAVNFIAGKRFLIDNAYPGDIIGIYSKGNIKIGDTYTEGENISFSEIPKFSPELFRLVYLKDSFKQKKLLRGLNQLSEEGVVYLFKPFLNNSLILGVIGRLQFDVVLERLNFEYKVLANYKKTNISCIRWISSNNKKFLEKFKKENFSSLAYDNNNEIVYFSTSIFKLNIIISKYKNIIFSKIKQI, encoded by the coding sequence ATGAATAAAAAAATTTTAAATCAAAATAGTATTTTAAAAATAAAAAAAAGAAGAACTTTTGCTATTATTTCTCATCCGGATTCAGGTAAAACTACTATTACAGAAAAGTTTTTATTATTAGGAAAAGTTATTCATGAAGCTGGAACAATAAAATCTAGAAAATCTAAAAAATATGCTAAATCAGATTGGATGGAAATTGAAAAAAAAAGAGGTATTTCGGTAACTACATCCATTATTAAATTTGTTTATTTAAAACATCATTTAAATCTATTAGATACTCCTGGTCATGAAGATTTTTCAGAGGATACATATCGTGTTTTAACTGCTGTAGATTGTTGTATAATGGTTATAGACGCATCTAAGAGTGTAGAAAAAAGAACAATAAAGTTAATGAAAGTAGCTCGTTTAAGAAAAATTCCAATTATTACTTTTATAAATAAATTAGATCGAGATTCTCATGATTTTTTTAAGATTTTAGATGATATTGAAAATAAGTTAAAAATTATTTGTATACCTATAAATTGGCCTATTGGGAGTGGAAGAAATTTCAAAGGAGTTATTAGTATAGATAAAAAAAAAGTATCTTTATATATAAAAAATACTTTAAAAGAAAATAATAAATTAACAGAATTTATTTTTTATTTAAAAAATAAAACTTTAAACAAATATTTTAAAAAAAATGAAATTTTTAATCTTAAAGAAGAATTAGATTTAATTAAATCTTATTATACTAAATTTAATAAAAAAAATTTTTTAAAAGGAATAGAAACACCTATTTTTTTTGGAAGCGCATTAAGTAATTTTGGAATTGATCATGTTCTAAAAAGTTTAGTAGATTGGGCTCCTTATCCAAAATATAGATATAGTTTAACAAGAAAAATAAAATCAATAGAGAAAACCTTTTCTGGATTTGTATTTAAAATACAAGCAAATATGAATTTAAAACATCATGATAGAATTGCTTTTATTAGAATTGTTTCAGGAAAGTATAAAAAAGGAATGAAATTTTATCATGTAAGAACTAAAACTAAAAGTATTATTAATAATGCTGTAAATTTTATTGCTGGTAAGAGATTTTTAATAGATAACGCTTATCCTGGAGATATTATAGGAATATATAGTAAAGGAAATATTAAAATAGGAGATACATATACAGAAGGAGAAAATATTAGTTTTTCTGAAATTCCAAAATTTTCTCCTGAATTATTTCGATTAGTTTATTTAAAAGATTCGTTTAAGCAAAAAAAATTATTACGTGGATTAAATCAATTATCAGAAGAAGGAGTTGTTTATTTATTTAAACCTTTTTTAAATAATTCTTTAATTTTAGGAGTTATTGGTAGATTACAATTTGATGTTGTTTTAGAAAGATTAAATTTTGAGTATAAAGTATTAGCAAATTATAAAAAAACAAATATATCTTGTATTCGATGGATTTCTTCTAATAATAAAAAATTTTTAGAAAAATTTAAAAAAGAAAATTTTTCTTCTTTAGCATATGATAATAATAATGAAATAGTTTATTTTTCTACTAGTATTTTTAAATTAAATATAATTATTTCAAAATATAAAAATATAATTTTTTCAAAAATAAAACAAATTTAA
- the ansA gene encoding asparaginase, with translation MKKNIYIAYTGGTIGMKKSNIGYIPVSGFLQKQLKKMPEFHKKEMPKFTINEYNPLIDSSNMTPKDWKKIANDIKKNYKKYDGFIILHGTDTMSYTASALSFILENLNKPVIITGSQIPLYEIRSDGRQNLLNSLLIASNFPIHEVTLFFNNKLYRGNRTTKTHADGLNAFSSPNLPPLLKIGVKIKYSKKNIILKKNKKLIVHNIKHQPISIITIYPGISKQIMKNFFLKPVKGLILCSYGKGNAPQNKEFLDEINKANKKKIIIINLTQCISGKVNMKNYATGNTLSNSGVISGKDLTIEATLTKLHFLFSQKIPINLIKKKIQENLRGEITN, from the coding sequence ATGAAAAAAAATATTTATATTGCATATACCGGAGGAACTATAGGTATGAAAAAATCTAATATTGGTTATATTCCGGTTTCTGGATTTCTTCAAAAACAACTAAAAAAAATGCCAGAATTTCATAAAAAAGAAATGCCAAAATTTACTATTAATGAATATAATCCATTAATTGATTCATCAAATATGACTCCGAAAGATTGGAAAAAAATTGCAAACGACATTAAAAAAAATTATAAAAAATATGATGGATTTATTATATTACATGGAACAGATACAATGTCTTATACTGCATCTGCATTATCATTTATTTTAGAAAATTTAAATAAACCAGTAATAATTACAGGATCTCAAATACCATTATATGAAATTCGATCTGATGGCCGACAAAATTTATTAAATTCTTTATTAATCGCTTCTAATTTTCCTATACATGAAGTAACATTATTTTTTAATAATAAATTATATAGAGGAAATAGAACCACAAAAACTCATGCAGACGGATTAAATGCTTTTTCTTCTCCAAATTTACCTCCTTTATTAAAAATAGGAGTAAAAATAAAATATTCAAAAAAAAATATAATATTAAAAAAAAATAAAAAACTAATTGTTCATAATATAAAACATCAACCAATTAGTATAATTACTATATATCCTGGAATATCAAAACAAATAATGAAAAATTTTTTTTTAAAACCAGTAAAAGGCCTTATTTTATGTTCTTATGGAAAAGGAAATGCTCCTCAAAATAAAGAGTTCTTAGATGAAATAAATAAAGCAAATAAAAAAAAAATAATTATTATTAATTTAACACAATGTATTTCAGGAAAAGTAAATATGAAAAACTATGCTACTGGAAATACTTTATCTAATTCTGGAGTAATAAGTGGAAAAGATCTTACAATAGAAGCAACTCTCACAAAACTTCATTTTTTATTTAGTCAAAAAATTCCAATAAATTTAATAAAAAAAAAAATTCAAGAAAATTTAAGAGGCGAAATAACTAATTAA
- the ruvX gene encoding Holliday junction resolvase RuvX — translation MIVLSFDFGTKKIGIAIGECITYSTRILKTISNKKNYITDIKEIINYWKPKKIIVGFPLNVYGKKQKITKKVEKFSSKLLKKFKIPIILHDERFTTIEAKNLLFTKGGKKELTKNKINSTSAQIILKSWFYEKFNEKYKK, via the coding sequence ATGATAGTTCTATCTTTTGATTTTGGAACAAAAAAAATCGGTATAGCAATAGGTGAATGCATTACTTATTCTACTCGAATCTTAAAAACAATTTCTAATAAAAAAAACTATATTACAGACATAAAAGAAATTATAAATTATTGGAAACCAAAAAAAATAATTGTTGGTTTTCCATTAAATGTTTATGGAAAAAAACAAAAAATCACTAAAAAAGTAGAAAAATTTTCATCTAAATTACTTAAAAAATTTAAAATTCCTATTATATTGCACGATGAAAGATTTACTACTATTGAAGCAAAAAATTTATTATTTACAAAAGGAGGAAAAAAAGAACTAACAAAAAATAAAATTAATTCTACTTCTGCTCAAATTATTTTAAAAAGTTGGTTTTACGAAAAATTTAATGAAAAATATAAAAAATAA
- the dnaB gene encoding replicative DNA helicase has product MYIKNQKKYLFNNKKIPPYSIEAEKSVLGGLMLNNEKWDEILELITNKDFFNPSHKIIFNEMKNLINKGKPIDLITLSESLKKKKKLKKIGEFSYLAELSKNTFSISNILEYSKIIREHSIMRKLIITANKIENLGYFPNGKNSSEILNYAESIIFKMSEKKRKNQDGPKNIEEILNTTVSQLEKLLKNPNKKITGIDTGYKDLNKKTFGLQKSDLIIIASRPSMGKTTFAMNLCENASMIYKKPILIFSLEMPSEQIMIKMLSSLSRVDQTNIRTGQISDKEWSRISSTIQILIKKKNIYIDDSSNLTPNEIKSRARRIYRENNGISLIMIDYLQLMNVPSFSENRTLEIAEISKNLKSLAKELKVPIIALSQLNRSLEQRSDKRPLNSDLRESGSIEQDADLIMFIYRDEVYNQDTTLKGIAEVIIGKQRNGPIGKINLTFNGNFSRFDNYADNLYDDYSSK; this is encoded by the coding sequence ATGTATATAAAAAATCAAAAAAAATATTTATTTAATAATAAAAAAATTCCTCCTTATTCGATAGAAGCAGAAAAATCAGTATTAGGTGGATTAATGTTAAATAATGAAAAATGGGATGAAATTTTAGAATTAATAACAAATAAAGATTTCTTTAATCCTTCACATAAAATTATATTTAACGAAATGAAAAATTTAATAAATAAAGGAAAACCAATAGATTTAATAACATTATCAGAATCATTAAAGAAAAAAAAGAAATTAAAAAAAATTGGAGAATTTTCTTATTTAGCTGAATTATCTAAAAATACTTTTAGTATCTCAAACATTTTAGAATATTCTAAAATAATTAGAGAACATTCAATAATGAGAAAACTAATTATTACTGCAAATAAAATTGAAAATTTAGGATATTTTCCAAATGGAAAAAATAGTTCAGAAATATTAAATTATGCAGAATCTATAATATTTAAAATGTCTGAAAAAAAAAGAAAAAATCAAGATGGTCCTAAAAACATTGAAGAAATTTTAAATACTACTGTTTCTCAACTAGAAAAACTATTAAAAAACCCAAATAAAAAAATTACAGGAATAGACACAGGATATAAAGATTTAAATAAAAAAACTTTTGGATTACAAAAATCAGATTTAATAATAATAGCTTCTCGACCATCTATGGGGAAAACTACTTTTGCAATGAATTTATGTGAAAATGCATCTATGATTTATAAAAAACCAATTTTAATTTTTAGTTTAGAAATGCCTAGTGAACAAATAATGATAAAAATGCTATCTTCATTATCAAGAGTTGACCAAACAAATATACGTACAGGTCAAATTAGTGATAAAGAATGGTCAAGAATATCTAGTACAATACAAATTTTAATAAAAAAAAAAAATATATATATTGATGATTCTTCTAACTTAACTCCAAATGAAATTAAATCAAGAGCTCGTCGTATATATAGAGAAAATAATGGTATTAGTTTAATAATGATAGATTATTTACAATTAATGAACGTTCCATCTTTTTCTGAAAATAGAACTTTAGAAATAGCTGAAATATCAAAAAACTTAAAATCACTTGCTAAAGAACTAAAAGTACCTATTATTGCTTTATCTCAATTAAATAGATCCTTAGAACAAAGATCAGATAAAAGACCTCTGAATTCTGATTTAAGAGAATCTGGATCAATAGAACAAGATGCAGATTTAATTATGTTTATATATAGAGATGAAGTATATAATCAAGATACTACTCTAAAAGGAATAGCTGAAGTAATTATTGGTAAACAAAGAAATGGACCGATAGGAAAAATAAATTTAACTTTTAACGGAAATTTTTCTAGATTTGATAATTATGCTGACAACTTATATGATGATTATAGTTCAAAATAA
- the dusA gene encoding tRNA dihydrouridine(20/20a) synthase DusA codes for MKKKIFCVAPMFKYTDRHCRYFHRLLTKNAFLYTEMISTQNILNKKFKLFKNKDKKKKVSLQIIGNNPENLAKCAHIAYKKKYNEININIGCPSPYMTKNNLGVSLMKHTKIITQALNKIYNSSPIPISIKTRTGFNNNNTYNFLKDFIHETSHNKLCKIFIIHARNAILNKNFSTKKNRTIPSLKYKYVYKLKKDFPHLKFIINGGINTILEIKKHFKKVDGVMMGRGIYKNPFLLNKIDFKIFHEKKKKRKEIIKKMSIYIEKEIQKKTSIKSIIRHMNGIFYNKKGSKKWKNKLNNINKKNKIINIKKHFKKIYFSCKN; via the coding sequence ATGAAAAAAAAAATTTTTTGCGTTGCTCCTATGTTTAAATATACAGATAGACATTGTAGATACTTTCATAGATTATTAACAAAAAATGCATTTTTATATACTGAAATGATTTCCACTCAAAATATCCTAAATAAAAAATTTAAATTATTTAAAAATAAAGATAAAAAAAAAAAAGTTTCTTTACAAATTATTGGAAATAATCCAGAAAATTTAGCAAAATGCGCACACATAGCATATAAAAAAAAATATAACGAAATTAATATAAATATCGGTTGCCCATCACCTTATATGACAAAAAATAATTTAGGAGTTTCTTTAATGAAACACACTAAAATTATTACTCAAGCATTAAATAAAATTTATAATTCTTCACCTATTCCAATTAGTATTAAAACAAGAACAGGATTTAATAATAATAATACATATAATTTTTTAAAAGATTTCATTCATGAAACATCACATAATAAATTATGCAAAATTTTTATTATTCATGCAAGAAACGCTATTCTAAATAAAAATTTTAGTACAAAAAAAAATAGAACAATACCTTCACTAAAATATAAATATGTATATAAATTAAAAAAAGATTTTCCTCACTTAAAATTTATTATCAATGGAGGAATAAATACAATTTTAGAAATAAAAAAACATTTTAAAAAAGTTGATGGAGTTATGATGGGAAGAGGAATTTATAAAAATCCATTTCTTTTAAATAAAATTGATTTTAAAATATTTCATGAAAAAAAAAAAAAAAGAAAAGAAATAATTAAAAAAATGTCAATATATATTGAAAAAGAAATACAAAAAAAAACATCAATAAAATCAATAATTCGTCATATGAACGGAATATTTTATAATAAAAAAGGATCGAAAAAATGGAAAAATAAACTAAATAATATAAATAAAAAAAATAAAATAATAAATATAAAAAAACATTTCAAAAAAATATATTTCTCATGCAAAAATTAA
- a CDS encoding YqgE/AlgH family protein → MKIKNFRNHLLISMPNINNTIFFKTVIYIYQNDKFGTKGIIINKKIKNLKLKKIFEQIKINKKNKNFFKKNKKPILFGGPLEKNKGFIIHKFKKNFLSNIYSSPSISITFSKDILKYLIKKKKYKKTLISLGYCSWEKNQLEYEILNNYWLLTTSNNEILFHTSLKKKWKKSLKKIGITNPYRLNIETGNI, encoded by the coding sequence ATGAAAATAAAAAATTTTAGAAATCATTTATTAATATCTATGCCCAATATAAATAATACAATATTTTTTAAAACAGTAATATATATATATCAAAACGACAAATTTGGAACAAAAGGAATAATTATAAATAAAAAAATAAAAAATCTAAAACTAAAAAAAATTTTTGAACAAATAAAAATAAATAAAAAAAATAAAAATTTTTTTAAAAAAAATAAAAAACCAATACTATTTGGAGGGCCTTTAGAAAAAAATAAAGGATTTATAATTCACAAATTTAAAAAAAATTTTTTATCAAATATATACTCTTCACCATCAATTTCTATTACATTTTCAAAAGACATTTTAAAATATTTAATTAAAAAAAAAAAATATAAAAAAACTTTAATTTCTTTAGGTTATTGTTCATGGGAAAAAAATCAATTAGAATATGAAATATTAAATAATTATTGGCTATTAACAACTTCTAATAATGAAATTTTATTTCATACTTCTCTAAAAAAAAAATGGAAAAAATCACTAAAAAAAATAGGAATTACAAATCCCTATAGATTAAATATAGAAACTGGAAATATATAA
- the ssb gene encoding single-stranded DNA-binding protein: MANRGVNKVILIGYLGQDPDIRYMTNGAAVANINIATSENWKDKNTGEMKEKTEWHKVVLFGKLAEIAGDYLRKGSQVYIEGSLKTRKWTDQNNLDRYTTEIVVNINGSMQMLGNRLNSSSSVENNKKNSLKNTHLKKNKHSNSFKNVNKKSLLDESNIDFEDEIPF; encoded by the coding sequence ATGGCTAATCGAGGAGTAAATAAAGTTATTTTAATAGGGTATCTTGGACAAGATCCAGATATTAGATATATGACTAATGGAGCAGCAGTAGCAAATATTAATATTGCTACTTCTGAAAATTGGAAAGATAAGAATACAGGAGAAATGAAAGAAAAAACAGAATGGCATAAAGTAGTATTATTTGGAAAATTAGCTGAAATTGCAGGAGATTATTTAAGAAAAGGATCACAAGTATATATAGAAGGTTCATTAAAAACTAGAAAATGGACTGATCAAAATAATTTAGATAGATATACTACAGAAATTGTTGTAAATATTAATGGTTCTATGCAAATGTTAGGTAATCGATTAAATTCTAGTTCTTCAGTTGAAAATAATAAAAAAAATTCTTTAAAAAATACACATTTAAAAAAAAATAAACATTCAAATTCATTTAAAAATGTTAATAAAAAATCATTACTTGATGAATCGAATATAGATTTTGAAGATGAAATTCCTTTTTAA
- a CDS encoding NifU family protein, with protein sequence MIKISINAQEYISRLLSKKKMNTHIKIFVNNPGTEKASCGIEYIYFKNITSMDKKFKFNNFNVYIKKEDIPFLKKSKIKLVKNNLNFELMLHSPYIRSFKKKRSDLENKILFFIEININPFLLSHGGKLFLKEINKKKEIMIEFQGGCNGCSMVNSTLKNMVEKRLLNNFPQISKVIDVTLHKPNSFSYY encoded by the coding sequence ATGATTAAAATTTCTATAAATGCTCAAGAATATATTTCACGATTATTATCTAAAAAAAAAATGAATACACATATAAAAATTTTTGTCAATAATCCAGGAACAGAAAAAGCTTCTTGTGGAATTGAATATATATATTTTAAAAATATTACGAGTATGGATAAAAAATTTAAATTTAATAATTTTAATGTATATATTAAAAAAGAAGATATTCCTTTTTTGAAAAAATCTAAAATTAAATTAGTAAAAAATAATTTAAATTTTGAATTAATGTTGCATTCGCCATATATTAGGTCTTTTAAAAAGAAAAGATCTGATTTAGAAAATAAAATTTTATTTTTTATAGAAATTAATATTAATCCATTTCTTTTATCGCATGGCGGAAAGTTATTTTTAAAAGAAATAAATAAAAAAAAAGAAATAATGATTGAATTTCAAGGAGGTTGTAATGGGTGCTCTATGGTTAATTCTACTTTAAAAAATATGGTTGAAAAACGTTTATTAAATAATTTTCCTCAAATTTCTAAAGTCATTGATGTTACTTTACATAAACCTAATTCTTTTTCTTATTATTAA
- a CDS encoding alpha/beta fold hydrolase gives MIIKKKITLIFIHGLGFNKKIWYFFKKKFEKKFLINTLNLHTPYKKNNFNIELKKFIKNKISQIPKNSILIGWSIGGIIATLISLKEKNKILLLITIASSPCFKKKKNWPGINNYQIDQMKKKLLYNYKNSIKNFINFQKNNENEKKIKILYEKLIHMKKINNSSLEFNIKILKKIDLRNMLKKIKIPIIRIYGSLDNIVPIKISKILDNLLKKKSYIIKKSNHAPFISHLENCYKIIIKCIKKNVPKNL, from the coding sequence ATGATCATAAAAAAAAAAATAACTTTAATATTTATACATGGTTTAGGATTTAATAAAAAAATATGGTATTTTTTTAAAAAAAAATTTGAAAAAAAATTTTTAATCAATACATTAAATCTTCATACACCATATAAAAAAAATAATTTTAATATAGAACTTAAAAAATTTATTAAAAATAAAATATCTCAAATACCTAAAAATTCTATATTAATAGGATGGTCTATTGGAGGAATTATAGCAACTTTAATAAGTTTAAAAGAAAAAAATAAAATTTTATTATTGATTACAATTGCATCTTCTCCATGTTTTAAAAAAAAAAAAAATTGGCCTGGAATAAATAATTATCAAATTGATCAAATGAAAAAAAAATTATTATATAATTATAAAAATTCTATAAAAAATTTTATAAATTTTCAAAAAAATAATGAAAATGAAAAAAAAATTAAAATTCTTTATGAAAAATTAATACATATGAAAAAAATTAATAATTCTTCATTAGAATTTAATATTAAAATATTAAAAAAAATAGATTTAAGAAATATGTTAAAAAAAATTAAAATACCAATTATTCGAATATATGGAAGTTTAGATAACATAGTTCCAATAAAAATATCTAAAATTTTAGATAATCTTTTAAAAAAAAAATCTTATATTATAAAAAAATCAAATCATGCTCCATTTATTTCTCATTTAGAAAATTGTTATAAAATAATTATAAAATGCATTAAAAAAAATGTTCCAAAAAACTTATAA